The Salvia miltiorrhiza cultivar Shanhuang (shh) chromosome 1, IMPLAD_Smil_shh, whole genome shotgun sequence genome has a window encoding:
- the LOC131008960 gene encoding protein FAR1-RELATED SEQUENCE 5-like → MVKVMDKVPHRLKIDLQFKKDFNRLAWSEFTEPLSFERRWNDLMEKYGLVGDKWFDSMFAQRSYWIPLFFRDCHMSGLFKTTSMSESQNSFFRRYFNRGANLIEFFIHFERAIEAQRNQCDRLNSVDVSCFPKLVTDLAIERHAATVYTSGMFVEVQKQIVSASFSCCILEIRTGVGENVYVVEDGESGKFSVTYNLADYSCNCDCKHFVRCGWLCSHVFCVLKNVKIQRILDQYILKRWTKGICVGGSTHSGGTDTLSQLYSLAYSCIGLVQGDSVKMEKLFQTLKSVHDSLCVNSSSSSNGDLFNEFYGGAPPEVVDVHPPDIVKTKGSGSRLKSRIEKALRDKNKPKRRCGNCKEMVNHHARNCDQERAIK, encoded by the coding sequence ATGGTTAAAGTTATGGATAAGGTTCCACATCGACTTAAGATCGATTTACAGTTTAAAAAGGATTTTAATCGTCTTGCATGGTCTGAGTTTACTGAGCCTTTGAGTTTTGAACGAAGATGGAATGATTTAATGGAGAAGTATGGTTTGGTTGGTGATAAATGGTTTGATTCTATGTTTGCTCAGCGTAGTTATTGGATTCCTTTATTTTTTAGAGACTGTCATATGAGTGGGTTATTTAAGACAACGTCTATGTCTGAGAGTCAGAATAGTTTTTTCCGTAGGTATTTCAATAGGGGTGCAAATCTGATTGAATTCTTTATTCATTTTGAGCGTGCTATTGAAGCTCAAAGAAATCAGTGTGATCGTCTCAATAGTGTTGATGTTTCTTGTTTCCCAAAGTTGGTGACAGATCTGGCAATTGAAAGGCATGCAGCAACTGTTTATACTAGTGGGATGTTTGTTGAGGTTCAAAAGCAGATTGTTTCAGCTAGTTTCAGTTGCTGCATATTGGAGATTAGGACTGGTGTCGGCGAGAATGTTTATGTAGTTGAAGATGGTGAAAGTGGTAAATTTAGTGTCACTTATAATTTGGCTGACTATAGTTGCAATTGTGATTGCAAGCACTTTGTGAGGTGTGGTTGGCTTTGTTCgcatgtattttgtgtgttgaaGAATGTTAAGATTCAGAGGATTCTTGATCAATATATATTAAAGCGTTGGACAAAAGGAATTTGCGTTGGTGGAAGTACACATTCTGGTGGGACAGATACTCTCTCTCAGTTATATTCTTTAGCTTATAGTTGTATAGGTTTGGTTCAAGGTGATTCTGTAAAGATGGAGAAGTTATTTCAAACTTTGAAAAGTGTGCATGATTCTTTGTGTGTGAATAGTTCTAGCAGTTCAAATGGTGATCTTTTTAATGAGTTTTATGGTGGTGCACCTCCTGAAGTAGTTGATGTTCACCCACCTGATATTGTGAAGACAAAAGGTAGTGGAAGTCGTTTGAAGTCGAGGATTGAGAAGGCTTTAAGGGATAAGAATAAACCGAAACGAAGATGTGGCAATTGCAAAGAGATGGTGAACCATCATGCTCGTAATTGTGATCAGGAACGTGCTATTAAAtag